The Ziziphus jujuba cultivar Dongzao chromosome 7, ASM3175591v1 genome includes a region encoding these proteins:
- the LOC107423778 gene encoding pentatricopeptide repeat-containing protein At1g05600 isoform X1 has product MSSSLSRLSCLCFASTSTRGYCNILYTMNIRWPRLLTPTHLSQIIRTQKNPLTALKIFNEAKSKYPNYRHNGPVYAAMIGILGNSGRITEMKEVIDQMKIDSCECKDSVFVDAIKTYERAGLLDEVLTLFKNIPKFNCVNWTESFNTVLQIMVNESRFETAHRLFVENSCGWEVRSRIRSLNLLMRALCERGRSDIALQVFQEMDYQGCYPERETYRTLMRGLCEDGRLNEAKHLLYSMFWRISQKGSGADIVIYRTLLDAFCHHGQVEEAMEILGKILRKGLKAPKRSSHRIDLSYCRDGQDVERIKQLINEALIKGGIPSLASYTAMAIDLYKENKIVEADKVLEVMQDGGFRPTPLIYEAKMEALCREGKVDEAVKVIETEMMEGTCVPTVRLYNVVLRGLCNGGKSAFAVGYLKKMAKQVGCVADKETYTILVDGLCREGRFAEASRVLEEMLIKSHWPCVETYNVVIKGLCSVGRQYEAVLWLEEMISQGMLPQSSSWNSLVSSVCCNLGICNEAYSLLTAS; this is encoded by the exons ATGTCTTCTTCTCTTTCCCGATTAAGCTGTCTCTGCTTTGCATCTACATCTACAAGAG GTTACTGCAATATCTTGTACACCATGAATATAAGATGGCCGAGGCTTTTAACCCCCACACATCTTTCTCAGATTATAAGGACGCAGAAAAATCCATTAACTGCTCTCAAAATCTTCAATGAAGCTAAATCCAAGTACCCTAATTACCGTCACAATGGTCCAGTTTATGCCGCCATGATTGGCATCCTTGGGAACTCTGGCCGAATCACCGAGATGAAAGAGGTGATTGATCAAATGAAAATAGACTCCTGTGAGTGCAAAGATTCAGTTTTTGTAGATGCAATCAAGACCTATGAGAGAGCTGGGTTGCTGGATGAAGTATTAACTCTCTTTAAGAACATTCCAAAATTCAACTGTGTGAACTGGACGGAATCTTTCAATACCGTTTTGCAAATAATGGTGAATGAGTCTAGGTTTGAAACCGCTCACCGTCTTTTCGTGGAGAATTCTTGTGGGTGGGAAGTCAGGTCTAGGATTCGGTCTTTGAATTTGCTTATGCGTGCTCTGTGCGAAAGGGGTCGTTCAGATATTGCTTTGCAAGTTTTCCAAGAGATGGATTATCAGGGTTGCTATCCGGAAAGAGAAACTTATCGAACATTGATGAGAGGGTTGTGTGAAGATGGCAGGCTGAATGAGGCAAAACATTTATTATATTCAATGTTTTGGAGGATTTCTCAGAAGGGTAGTGGTGCAGATATTGTAATCTACAGGACCCTGTTAGATGCTTTCTGTCATCATGGACAGGTTGAGGAGGCAATGGAAATACTAGGAAAGATATTAAGGAAGGGGCTCAAGGCTCCCAAACGAAGTAGTCATCGTATTGATCTCAGTTACTGCAGAGATGGTCAAGATGTGGAAAGAATTAAACAATTGATCAATGAAGCTCTGATAAAAGGTGGCATTCCCAGTTTGGCTAGTTACACTGCCATGGCTATTGatctttacaaagaaaataaaattgttgaagctgaCAAAGTTCTCGAGGTAATGCAAGATGGAGGCTTTAGGCCGACGCCTTTGATTTATGAAGCAAAGATGGAAGCATTATGTAGGGAAGGGAAAGTTGATGAAGCAGTGAAAGTGATTGAAACGGAAATGATGGAGGGAACTTGTGTTCCAACTGTTAGACTTTATAATGTTGTGCTGAGAGGGCTTTGTAATGGAGGCAAATCGGCATTTGCTGTTGGATACTTAAAGAAGATGGCTAAACAAGTGGGTTGTGTTGCTGATAAGGAAACTTACACTATTTTAGTTGATGGACTATGTCGTGAGGGTAGATTTGCGGAAGCAAGCCGTGTTTTGGAGGAGATGTTAATCAAATCACACTGGCCTTGTGTTGAAACCTATAATGTAGTGATCAAGGGTCTATGTTCTGTGGGCAGGCAATATGAAGCTGTTCTTTGGCTGGAGGAGATGATTAGCCAAGGCATGCTACCACAAAGTTCTTCATGGAACTCGTTGGTTTCATCCGTTTGTTGTAACCTTGGAATCTGCAACGAGGCTTATAGTCTACTCACAGCCTCTTGA
- the LOC107423778 gene encoding pentatricopeptide repeat-containing protein At1g05600 isoform X2, which translates to MIGILGNSGRITEMKEVIDQMKIDSCECKDSVFVDAIKTYERAGLLDEVLTLFKNIPKFNCVNWTESFNTVLQIMVNESRFETAHRLFVENSCGWEVRSRIRSLNLLMRALCERGRSDIALQVFQEMDYQGCYPERETYRTLMRGLCEDGRLNEAKHLLYSMFWRISQKGSGADIVIYRTLLDAFCHHGQVEEAMEILGKILRKGLKAPKRSSHRIDLSYCRDGQDVERIKQLINEALIKGGIPSLASYTAMAIDLYKENKIVEADKVLEVMQDGGFRPTPLIYEAKMEALCREGKVDEAVKVIETEMMEGTCVPTVRLYNVVLRGLCNGGKSAFAVGYLKKMAKQVGCVADKETYTILVDGLCREGRFAEASRVLEEMLIKSHWPCVETYNVVIKGLCSVGRQYEAVLWLEEMISQGMLPQSSSWNSLVSSVCCNLGICNEAYSLLTAS; encoded by the coding sequence ATGATTGGCATCCTTGGGAACTCTGGCCGAATCACCGAGATGAAAGAGGTGATTGATCAAATGAAAATAGACTCCTGTGAGTGCAAAGATTCAGTTTTTGTAGATGCAATCAAGACCTATGAGAGAGCTGGGTTGCTGGATGAAGTATTAACTCTCTTTAAGAACATTCCAAAATTCAACTGTGTGAACTGGACGGAATCTTTCAATACCGTTTTGCAAATAATGGTGAATGAGTCTAGGTTTGAAACCGCTCACCGTCTTTTCGTGGAGAATTCTTGTGGGTGGGAAGTCAGGTCTAGGATTCGGTCTTTGAATTTGCTTATGCGTGCTCTGTGCGAAAGGGGTCGTTCAGATATTGCTTTGCAAGTTTTCCAAGAGATGGATTATCAGGGTTGCTATCCGGAAAGAGAAACTTATCGAACATTGATGAGAGGGTTGTGTGAAGATGGCAGGCTGAATGAGGCAAAACATTTATTATATTCAATGTTTTGGAGGATTTCTCAGAAGGGTAGTGGTGCAGATATTGTAATCTACAGGACCCTGTTAGATGCTTTCTGTCATCATGGACAGGTTGAGGAGGCAATGGAAATACTAGGAAAGATATTAAGGAAGGGGCTCAAGGCTCCCAAACGAAGTAGTCATCGTATTGATCTCAGTTACTGCAGAGATGGTCAAGATGTGGAAAGAATTAAACAATTGATCAATGAAGCTCTGATAAAAGGTGGCATTCCCAGTTTGGCTAGTTACACTGCCATGGCTATTGatctttacaaagaaaataaaattgttgaagctgaCAAAGTTCTCGAGGTAATGCAAGATGGAGGCTTTAGGCCGACGCCTTTGATTTATGAAGCAAAGATGGAAGCATTATGTAGGGAAGGGAAAGTTGATGAAGCAGTGAAAGTGATTGAAACGGAAATGATGGAGGGAACTTGTGTTCCAACTGTTAGACTTTATAATGTTGTGCTGAGAGGGCTTTGTAATGGAGGCAAATCGGCATTTGCTGTTGGATACTTAAAGAAGATGGCTAAACAAGTGGGTTGTGTTGCTGATAAGGAAACTTACACTATTTTAGTTGATGGACTATGTCGTGAGGGTAGATTTGCGGAAGCAAGCCGTGTTTTGGAGGAGATGTTAATCAAATCACACTGGCCTTGTGTTGAAACCTATAATGTAGTGATCAAGGGTCTATGTTCTGTGGGCAGGCAATATGAAGCTGTTCTTTGGCTGGAGGAGATGATTAGCCAAGGCATGCTACCACAAAGTTCTTCATGGAACTCGTTGGTTTCATCCGTTTGTTGTAACCTTGGAATCTGCAACGAGGCTTATAGTCTACTCACAGCCTCTTGA